A region from the Flavobacterium enshiense genome encodes:
- a CDS encoding branched-chain amino acid aminotransferase produces the protein MELTALDNIKIVTAKESKITSVDFDNLSFGNVFTDHMLVCDYDNGVWGDPEIKPYEPFTMDPSSRVFHYGQAIFEGMKAYKDENNDVWLYRPDQNHERFNKSAVRLAMPEIPEEIFIDGLKKLIEIEQKWVKKGKGNSLYIRPFMIATGHGVVASPSNQYRFCIILSPASAYYSGDVKVVIADHYSRAANGGIGAAKAAGNYSAQFYPTKLANQEGFQQIIWTDDATHTKLEEAGTMNVFFRINDTLYTAPTSERILDGVTRKSIIDIAERDGIDVEVRPVLVSEIVAAAEKGTLKEIFGAGTAAVISPISGFSFKDIYYELPKMENSFASEIKEKLTNIQYKLAEDTFGWTVKI, from the coding sequence ATGGAATTAACAGCTTTAGACAACATTAAAATTGTTACAGCAAAAGAATCAAAAATAACTTCGGTTGATTTTGATAATTTATCATTCGGAAATGTGTTTACAGACCATATGTTGGTTTGCGATTATGACAATGGTGTTTGGGGAGATCCCGAAATCAAACCTTACGAGCCATTTACCATGGATCCTTCATCACGTGTTTTCCATTATGGACAGGCAATTTTTGAAGGCATGAAAGCTTACAAAGATGAAAACAATGACGTTTGGTTGTACCGTCCTGATCAAAACCACGAAAGATTCAACAAATCGGCTGTACGTTTGGCGATGCCTGAAATTCCTGAAGAAATTTTCATTGATGGTTTAAAAAAGCTGATCGAAATTGAACAAAAATGGGTTAAAAAAGGAAAAGGAAATTCACTTTACATTCGTCCTTTCATGATTGCTACGGGACATGGTGTAGTTGCCTCTCCCTCAAATCAATACCGTTTCTGCATCATTCTTTCTCCTGCAAGTGCTTATTACTCGGGAGATGTTAAAGTGGTTATTGCAGATCATTACAGCCGTGCGGCTAACGGAGGAATTGGTGCTGCAAAAGCGGCAGGAAATTATTCTGCGCAATTTTATCCGACAAAATTGGCTAACCAGGAAGGTTTTCAGCAAATCATCTGGACTGACGATGCAACGCATACTAAATTAGAAGAAGCAGGAACAATGAATGTTTTCTTCAGAATCAACGATACTTTATATACAGCCCCAACAAGTGAGCGTATTCTTGATGGTGTAACCCGTAAAAGTATCATTGACATCGCGGAACGTGATGGAATTGATGTTGAAGTAAGACCGGTTTTGGTTTCTGAAATTGTGGCAGCTGCTGAAAAAGGAACTTTGAAAGAAATTTTCGGAGCCGGAACCGCTGCAGTAATTAGTCCGATTTCAGGTTTTTCATTTAAAGACATCTATTATGAATTGCCAAAAATGGAAAATTCATTCGCTTCAGAAATTAAAGAGAAGCTGACAAATATTCAATACAAACTTGCCGAAGACACTTTCGGTTGGACAGTTAAAATATAA
- a CDS encoding nucleoside triphosphate pyrophosphohydrolase family protein produces the protein MQKQLNAVKEFHEAFGLGVSHEPKGDLGEQVNRLRFNLMKEENEEYLEAVQNNDLVEIADALGDMLYILCGTILEHGLQHKIEEVFDEIQRSNMSKLGEDGKPIYREDGKVMKGPNYFKPNFEEILR, from the coding sequence ATGCAAAAACAACTTAACGCAGTTAAAGAATTTCATGAGGCTTTCGGTTTAGGAGTGAGTCACGAACCAAAAGGAGATTTGGGAGAACAGGTAAACAGGCTTCGTTTTAATCTGATGAAAGAAGAAAATGAAGAATATCTGGAAGCCGTACAGAATAATGATTTAGTCGAAATAGCTGATGCCTTAGGGGATATGCTTTATATTTTATGCGGAACCATTTTGGAGCATGGATTACAACACAAAATAGAAGAAGTCTTCGATGAAATCCAGCGCAGCAATATGAGTAAGCTGGGTGAAGACGGAAAACCGATTTACCGCGAAGACGGAAAAGTAATGAAAGGTCCGAATTACTTTAAGCCCAATTTTGAGGAAATATTGAGATAA
- a CDS encoding SRPBCC family protein: MRIVKYILLLILLAIIAITVYIGTQNSQYDIKRSKVINIPQPVLFNYINDYKNWEDWGPWGEEDKSIQYTYAEKTHGEGASFSWIGKEGEGRMKTVKTMENDSIFQKIYFGEGEPDNIIWGFEKTGNSTKVTWQMKGKMPFMMKFFSFFKGGVENMMAPMFEKGLNNIDNLLVKELKNYTVKVNGLTRKSGVYYIKQTVTCKIPSLSKNMGIMFRKITKFAKDNNITVNGSPFAIYYKYDTTNGIVTFSTCLPIAEEIFTSEGSDIEGGRFYSYLALKTTLTGDYSHSKEAWDKAYAEIAKHKWMEDHAGKYIEVYKVGMNETRRASQWITEIYIPIVEKAKPIEIPAAAKDSTKVQL, from the coding sequence ATGCGAATTGTAAAATACATACTCCTCCTTATATTACTTGCTATTATTGCCATTACCGTTTATATCGGCACACAAAACAGCCAATATGATATTAAACGAAGTAAAGTTATCAATATACCTCAACCCGTTTTATTTAATTATATAAACGATTATAAAAACTGGGAAGACTGGGGGCCATGGGGTGAAGAAGATAAGTCCATTCAATACACCTATGCTGAAAAAACACATGGTGAGGGTGCTTCTTTTTCATGGATTGGAAAAGAGGGTGAAGGCCGAATGAAAACGGTTAAAACCATGGAAAACGACAGTATTTTCCAAAAAATTTATTTTGGAGAAGGCGAACCTGATAACATTATTTGGGGATTTGAAAAAACAGGAAATAGCACCAAAGTAACCTGGCAAATGAAGGGAAAAATGCCTTTCATGATGAAATTTTTCTCCTTCTTCAAAGGTGGCGTAGAAAACATGATGGCTCCGATGTTTGAAAAAGGCCTGAATAATATTGACAACCTTTTGGTAAAAGAACTAAAAAACTATACTGTAAAAGTGAATGGTTTAACCAGAAAATCGGGAGTTTATTATATCAAACAAACGGTTACCTGTAAAATTCCGTCCCTTTCCAAAAACATGGGAATCATGTTCCGAAAGATTACAAAATTTGCCAAAGACAATAACATAACGGTTAACGGTTCTCCTTTTGCTATTTACTATAAATATGACACGACAAACGGTATCGTAACCTTCTCAACCTGTTTACCGATTGCCGAAGAAATTTTCACCTCGGAAGGAAGTGACATTGAGGGAGGTCGTTTCTATTCCTACTTGGCTTTAAAAACCACGCTTACGGGTGATTACTCTCACAGCAAAGAAGCATGGGATAAGGCTTACGCTGAAATAGCAAAACACAAATGGATGGAAGATCATGCCGGAAAATATATTGAAGTTTACAAAGTTGGAATGAATGAGACGAGAAGAGCTTCACAATGGATTACGGAAATTTACATCCCAATTGTAGAAAAAGCCAAGCCTATTGAAATCCCGGCAGCAGCAAAAGATTCAACAAAAGTTCAATTATAA
- a CDS encoding tRNA threonylcarbamoyladenosine dehydratase, giving the protein MAEWTERAELLFKKEGLEKLRNSNVLVVGMGGVGSFAAEFIARAGVGKMTIVDGDTVDITNVNRQLPALHSTVGQPKVKIVGDRLMDINPELQLTRIQEFLSPERAFELVSPEFDYVLDCIDSITPKLNLILAAKRKRVRVISNMGAGGKMLASKVVVKDISKTDVCPLAKVIRKRLKKEGISSGVKAVFSVEKPDESSLKMTDGTNFKKSFYGTNSWMPALFGLHAAETVIKQLLKD; this is encoded by the coding sequence ATGGCAGAATGGACAGAAAGAGCCGAATTATTATTTAAAAAAGAAGGATTAGAAAAATTAAGAAATTCCAATGTATTGGTAGTAGGAATGGGAGGAGTTGGTTCCTTCGCGGCCGAATTTATTGCCCGAGCAGGTGTTGGAAAAATGACTATTGTTGATGGCGATACAGTTGATATTACCAACGTGAACCGTCAGTTACCGGCACTACATTCTACAGTAGGACAGCCAAAGGTTAAAATTGTAGGTGACCGATTAATGGATATCAACCCGGAATTACAATTAACCCGAATTCAAGAGTTTTTATCACCGGAAAGAGCTTTCGAATTGGTCTCTCCGGAATTCGATTATGTTTTGGATTGCATCGATAGTATCACACCGAAATTGAATCTGATATTAGCGGCTAAACGCAAAAGGGTTCGTGTTATCAGTAATATGGGAGCAGGAGGAAAGATGCTGGCAAGTAAAGTTGTCGTAAAAGATATCAGCAAGACAGATGTTTGTCCACTTGCCAAAGTGATTCGTAAACGTTTGAAAAAAGAAGGTATTTCCAGTGGAGTAAAAGCAGTATTTTCAGTGGAAAAACCAGACGAAAGCAGTTTAAAAATGACTGACGGAACCAACTTTAAAAAATCGTTCTATGGAACAAACAGTTGGATGCCGGCCTTGTTTGGGCTGCATGCAGCCGAGACAGTAATCAAGCAATTGTTGAAAGACTAA
- a CDS encoding TatD family hydrolase produces the protein MKFNIHTHKSTNQENVLEIVNQYPYEFDDTVQYFSIGIHPWYIDVDKTDEFLQIIENKLQQQNCLALGECGLDKRIETSLEIQTAVFEKQLALAVKYQKPVILHCVSAYQEVIEIKKRFKIEVPMIIHGFSKNWQVAKSLLDNGFYLSFGKYLLRNPELASVFEQVPNDRFFLETDTIEESISDVYDKAAFIKKMNVEQIIEDNFKLVFNP, from the coding sequence ATGAAATTTAATATCCATACGCATAAAAGTACCAATCAGGAAAATGTTCTGGAAATTGTTAATCAGTATCCATATGAATTTGATGATACGGTTCAATATTTTTCCATAGGTATCCATCCATGGTATATTGATGTGGATAAAACCGATGAATTTCTGCAAATTATTGAAAACAAACTCCAACAGCAAAATTGCCTTGCCTTAGGTGAGTGCGGATTGGATAAACGAATTGAAACATCTCTGGAAATTCAGACAGCCGTTTTCGAAAAACAATTAGCATTGGCTGTAAAATACCAAAAACCTGTAATTTTGCACTGCGTTTCCGCCTATCAGGAAGTGATTGAAATTAAAAAACGATTCAAAATCGAAGTACCGATGATTATTCATGGATTTTCTAAAAACTGGCAGGTAGCCAAATCCCTTTTGGATAACGGTTTTTATTTGTCATTTGGAAAATACCTGCTTCGGAACCCGGAACTGGCATCTGTTTTTGAGCAGGTTCCGAACGACCGTTTTTTCCTGGAAACCGATACGATTGAAGAAAGCATCTCAGATGTGTATGATAAAGCTGCATTCATCAAAAAAATGAATGTGGAACAAATTATCGAAGATAATTTTAAGTTAGTTTTTAACCCGTAA
- a CDS encoding DUF1684 domain-containing protein gives MKKLLFIVLFPMVVSAQCSEETAKAYQLQLNKEYADEKESPLKKSDLEHFKSLDFYPVDMSFCVEAKLVKTPNEKPFAMKTTGSRTPLYVKYGELHFVLKGKECKLNVYQSIDLSKQEKFKNYLFLPFTDLTSGVESYGGGRYIDLEASDSSAITLDFNKAYNPYCAYNEGYSCPIPPKENDILVEVRAGVMKFHD, from the coding sequence ATGAAAAAGCTTCTTTTTATCGTTTTATTTCCGATGGTTGTTTCGGCACAATGCAGTGAAGAAACTGCTAAGGCTTATCAGTTGCAACTCAATAAAGAATATGCCGATGAAAAGGAAAGTCCTCTCAAAAAATCGGATTTAGAGCATTTCAAATCACTCGATTTTTATCCGGTTGATATGAGTTTTTGTGTGGAAGCTAAATTAGTGAAAACACCTAATGAAAAGCCATTTGCAATGAAAACTACAGGAAGCAGAACACCATTGTATGTTAAATACGGTGAATTACATTTTGTATTGAAAGGAAAAGAATGTAAACTGAATGTCTACCAAAGTATCGATTTGTCAAAACAGGAAAAGTTTAAAAACTATTTGTTCCTTCCGTTTACTGATTTAACGAGTGGGGTAGAAAGTTATGGTGGTGGACGTTATATCGATTTGGAAGCTTCGGATAGTTCTGCAATAACTTTGGATTTTAACAAAGCATACAATCCGTATTGTGCCTATAACGAAGGGTATTCATGCCCGATTCCTCCAAAAGAAAACGATATCTTGGTGGAAGTACGTGCCGGTGTGATGAAGTTTCATGATTAG
- a CDS encoding MDR family MFS transporter, with protein sequence MFLQVFSRYINNFRGFSREIWILTLITFINRAGTMVLPFLSKYLKEDLHFSYSQVGWIMVCFGLGSMIGSWLGGKLSDKIGFYKIMIFSLFTSGLLFFVIQFITSFVGLCISMFSIMIIADMFRPAMFVSLGAYAKPENRTRALTLVRLAVNLGFAAGPALGGLIIMGIGYKGLFWVDGTSCIVSILIFALLVKEKKKEQVHLDQFENAQQKSVFKDRPFWIFLFISFLTAMVFFQLFTTLPLYHHEQFAMTEFQTGLLMSFNGLMVFFFEMPIVSYFERKKVDKVKIILFGALFMAISYYLLLINLWAGILIVSMLFVTFGEMFAFPFSNSFAMSRAPKGHEGRYMALYTMSFSLAHIMSSKTGMEIISRFGYSVNWFFMGSCGIAALVCCLWLRRILND encoded by the coding sequence ATGTTCCTACAAGTTTTTTCAAGATACATTAACAACTTCAGAGGGTTTTCACGGGAAATCTGGATCCTTACGCTCATTACTTTTATCAACAGAGCCGGCACAATGGTATTGCCGTTCTTATCCAAATACCTGAAAGAAGATTTACATTTTTCTTACAGTCAGGTCGGATGGATTATGGTTTGTTTTGGGTTAGGGTCGATGATTGGATCGTGGTTAGGAGGTAAACTATCCGATAAAATAGGCTTCTATAAAATTATGATCTTCAGTCTATTCACAAGTGGCCTATTGTTTTTTGTTATCCAGTTCATCACCAGTTTTGTCGGACTCTGTATAAGTATGTTTTCGATTATGATTATTGCCGATATGTTCCGACCGGCCATGTTTGTTTCACTTGGAGCCTATGCCAAACCTGAAAACAGAACCCGCGCTTTGACCTTAGTCCGTTTAGCTGTAAATCTTGGTTTCGCTGCCGGTCCGGCATTGGGTGGATTGATTATCATGGGCATCGGATATAAAGGGTTATTTTGGGTAGATGGTACAAGTTGCATTGTTTCAATATTGATATTTGCTTTGTTGGTAAAAGAGAAAAAGAAAGAACAAGTACATCTTGACCAATTTGAAAATGCACAACAGAAATCCGTTTTTAAGGACAGGCCATTTTGGATATTCCTATTCATCAGCTTTCTTACGGCCATGGTTTTCTTCCAGTTATTTACCACACTCCCGCTTTATCATCATGAACAATTTGCAATGACTGAATTCCAAACAGGATTGCTGATGTCGTTTAATGGCCTCATGGTTTTCTTTTTCGAGATGCCGATTGTCTCCTACTTTGAGCGTAAAAAAGTTGATAAAGTAAAAATCATTCTCTTTGGCGCTTTATTTATGGCCATCAGCTACTATCTACTCCTTATCAATCTTTGGGCAGGTATTTTAATCGTAAGCATGCTGTTTGTTACTTTTGGTGAAATGTTTGCCTTCCCGTTTTCCAATTCCTTTGCAATGAGCCGGGCTCCTAAAGGACATGAAGGACGTTATATGGCACTTTATACGATGAGTTTCAGTTTAGCTCACATTATGAGCTCCAAAACCGGAATGGAGATCATTTCCCGATTTGGTTATTCGGTAAACTGGTTCTTCATGGGAAGTTGTGGCATTGCAGCACTAGTTTGCTGTCTTTGGCTGCGAAGAATACTAAATGACTAA
- a CDS encoding tetratricopeptide repeat protein, giving the protein MHKALLFLLLLSQFAFSQSDISKLVDSLTMNLSDKDKATIALKIAHELKSSDWKRSLHYIEYSEKLVKKIDSDQVTADINTKIGDIYNEKDAFDIALTYYLKAYEYYRENNVGEKRYHLENSLAIIYARLNNKQKALHYFNNLLKHYREKKNTTFTAKAFNNIGTLYMSNDILDSAMVNFKKSLLLSQKIHDEKLNSILYNNLGICYTRLNNFEEAKSYFDKSIAIAENNATDKNKAWIYNSISKMYLLKKQPDAALSYAQKAAALLENEKYSFEYKNALINIYKSYLLKGDYKNAATYFETYDQIRDSLNIESKAMNVEKLKLEQEHKENEELRLLKESKENFKYYIIGLSLIMVMMILFILLIKYRNRLTNAQLEKDLFEAKKNELDANLELKNKELITNSMMEIQRAEIIEQIIDDLKELKLQSPKKETMQTIDMIIKQLGKRDNDSLWEEFELHYGNVNESFYNTLSDKHPELTYRDKRLCALLKLNLTTKEIAQITGQSIKSLENARTRLRKKLNLTNTNLDLVTYLVNLN; this is encoded by the coding sequence ATGCATAAGGCGCTGCTATTCCTTCTCTTATTAAGTCAATTTGCCTTCTCTCAAAGCGACATCAGTAAGCTGGTTGACAGTTTAACGATGAACCTTTCCGATAAGGATAAAGCAACTATTGCTCTAAAAATTGCACATGAGTTAAAAAGTTCCGACTGGAAAAGATCGCTACATTATATTGAATATTCTGAAAAGCTCGTAAAAAAAATAGACTCAGATCAAGTTACGGCCGATATCAACACCAAAATTGGAGACATCTACAACGAGAAAGATGCTTTCGACATTGCTTTAACTTATTATCTGAAGGCCTATGAATACTACAGGGAAAACAATGTTGGTGAAAAAAGATACCATCTGGAAAATTCTTTGGCCATCATTTATGCCCGACTGAATAATAAACAAAAAGCATTACACTATTTCAATAATTTACTGAAACACTATCGTGAAAAAAAGAACACCACTTTTACAGCAAAAGCCTTTAACAATATAGGTACGCTTTACATGAGCAATGACATACTGGACAGTGCCATGGTTAATTTTAAGAAATCCTTGTTACTCAGTCAGAAAATTCACGACGAAAAATTAAACAGCATTTTATACAACAACCTCGGTATTTGTTATACTCGTTTAAATAATTTCGAGGAAGCCAAAAGTTACTTCGACAAATCCATTGCAATTGCCGAAAATAATGCGACAGACAAAAACAAAGCCTGGATATACAATTCGATTTCGAAGATGTATTTGTTGAAAAAACAACCTGATGCAGCACTTTCCTATGCCCAAAAGGCAGCAGCGTTGCTGGAAAATGAAAAATACAGTTTTGAATATAAGAATGCTTTAATCAATATTTACAAATCCTACCTCTTGAAAGGCGATTATAAAAATGCAGCCACTTATTTTGAAACGTATGATCAGATAAGGGACAGTCTGAATATTGAAAGCAAAGCCATGAATGTTGAAAAACTGAAACTCGAGCAGGAACATAAAGAAAATGAAGAGCTACGATTATTAAAAGAAAGCAAAGAGAATTTCAAATACTATATAATAGGATTAAGCCTCATCATGGTGATGATGATACTCTTTATTTTATTGATCAAATACAGAAACAGGCTCACTAATGCACAATTGGAAAAAGATCTGTTCGAGGCCAAAAAAAACGAGTTGGACGCCAATCTTGAACTAAAAAATAAAGAACTGATAACCAATTCCATGATGGAAATTCAGCGGGCGGAAATCATTGAACAAATCATAGATGATTTAAAAGAACTGAAATTACAGTCCCCAAAAAAAGAAACAATGCAGACGATTGACATGATTATTAAACAATTGGGCAAAAGAGACAATGACAGTCTTTGGGAAGAATTCGAACTTCATTACGGGAATGTCAACGAATCGTTTTACAACACCCTCAGCGATAAACATCCGGAATTAACCTATCGTGATAAAAGACTTTGCGCCTTATTAAAACTTAACTTAACCACCAAAGAGATAGCTCAGATTACCGGGCAGTCGATAAAATCGTTGGAAAATGCGAGAACGAGACTGAGAAAAAAACTGAACTTAACCAATACAAACCTCGATTTGGTTACCTATTTAGTTAATTTAAATTAA